GCAGCGTGCGACACAAGATAACCAACCCTTGCAATTGCAACTGAACGTCATACTGGTGGATGCCGAAATTCCGGAAATGGACGGCTATGTACTCACTCAGAACGTCAAGGCCGACCGCCGTTTCGAAGGAATTCCCGTGGTGATGCACTCCTCGCTTTCATCCGAGGCAAACCGCGGCATGGGCAAGAAGGTAGGCGTGGATGCCTACGTCGCCAAGTTCGATGCGGCCATGCTGGGCGATACGCTCAGGCCCTTGCTGCAAATGCATTGACCGCTTCCATGAATCACCCCCCCTCGCAACATATTGAATGACGTAAGGCGCATGACCCATGACTAAAGGTGATCTCAAGTTTCTTGTCGTAGATGATTTCTCGACCATGCGCCGCATTGTGCGCAATCTTCTCAAGGAGGTTGGAATTACCAATGTGGAGGAAGCCGAGGATGGCGTGGCCGCGCTTGCACTGCTGCGCGCGGGCAAGTTCGACTTCGTGGTAAGCGATTGGAACATGCCCAATATGACGGGGATTCAGTTACTAAGGGAAATCCGGGCGGACGCAACGCTCAAGCATCTACCCGTATTGATGGTCACCGCGGAAGCGAAGAAAGAAAACATCGTCGAAGCCGCCAAAGCCGGTGCGAACGGTTATGTCGTAAAGCCTTTCACTGCGGCGACGTTAGATGAAAAGCTCCAAAAAATCTTTCAACAAATGCAGAAATCCGGAACTCTACAATGACTCTCGCCATCGCCACCGCTTCGTCCTCCTCGCCGTCTTCAACTACCGATTCTCCCGATCTTGAAGCTTTGTTAGACAGCATAGTTTCGGCCCAGCAAATGCCCGAACCCGCGGCCGCCACCGCACCCGTATCTGGCGGCACGTATATGGTGTCTCAAGTGGGACATTTAACGCGAAAACTCTACGACACCTTGCGAGAGCTGGGCGCGGACCAAGCATTGGAGAAAGCGAGCGCCTCCATTTCAGATACCTGCGAGCGCCTTTCCTACGTGGCCAATTTGACCGACCAGGCAGCGCACCGGGCGCTGGCGGCCATCGAAACCGCCAAACCCATTCAAGACAATCTAGGGCGCGCGGCCAGCGAACTGCACGCGAATTGGGAGCGTTTCTTCAAACAGGAGTTAAGCGCCGGTCAGTTCAAAACGCTGGTGGAAAACACACGCTCTTATCTGGCTGGAGTTCCGGCCCAAGTCGGCGCCACCCAACAGCAACTCACCGAGATCATGATGGCACAAGATTTTCAGGATCTCACCGGCCAGGTGATCAAGCGCGTAACCACCGCGGCGCAGGACATGCAAAA
The genomic region above belongs to Betaproteobacteria bacterium and contains:
- the cheZ gene encoding protein phosphatase CheZ, translated to MTLAIATASSSSPSSTTDSPDLEALLDSIVSAQQMPEPAAATAPVSGGTYMVSQVGHLTRKLYDTLRELGADQALEKASASISDTCERLSYVANLTDQAAHRALAAIETAKPIQDNLGRAASELHANWERFFKQELSAGQFKTLVENTRSYLAGVPAQVGATQQQLTEIMMAQDFQDLTGQVIKRVTTAAQDMQKQLLQLLVANVPADKREAAEASGLLNGPVINARGRTDIVTSQAQVDDLLQSLGF
- the cheY gene encoding chemotaxis protein CheY, translating into MTKGDLKFLVVDDFSTMRRIVRNLLKEVGITNVEEAEDGVAALALLRAGKFDFVVSDWNMPNMTGIQLLREIRADATLKHLPVLMVTAEAKKENIVEAAKAGANGYVVKPFTAATLDEKLQKIFQQMQKSGTLQ